CATTTTGACAAAGGAGAAACCTTTTCCGGGATTGATTATAATTTGGGCTTAAAGGCAGTAGACGAATTAAAAGCTGTTTTTCCTCAACAAGAAAATCTAGCCCAAGTAGCCTTAAAATGGATTTTGGGTTTTGATGCCGTAAGTTGTATTATTCCTGGTGCTAGTAGGGTAGAGCAGGTTACTTCAAATTTAGGTGCGTCGGGAATTCCGGAGATTAGCTCAGAACAAAATGCTGCTGTGAATAGAATTTATACACAGTACATTAAAAAGAGCGTGCATCAGATTTGGTGATTTTGTCTTGAATATAAATCGGGATTTATAAGTCCTATTTTGAATAGCTTGTATAAAAGAGGAGATAGCATTTTCGTGCTCTTCCTCTTTTATTAAAATCATGGCAGTCTTGGAAATGTTTGGTTGTGGTTTTTATTATAAAATTTGCTTTGTTTAGACATCTAAAACAAAAGCTCCTTTCTCTCCAATTCTGTCTTTGGTCTCTTGGGTAATGTATCGCTGTTGGTCAACCTGCTGTGGAAGGTCTCTGGCACAGAAATAACTATGGATACTACGGCGGTCTTTTTGAGTAAGGTTTGTGGTGCCGCCATGCCATACATGCGAATTAAACACCACCACAGAGCCGGCTGGTGCCAATATCAAGACTTCATTAGGATGCTTTTGAAGTGGGTCTTCTAAGGCGTCATTTGGCAGTAGGTCTAATTTATGCGTACCTGGGACTATTCTGGTGGCTCCGTTATTGAAAACAAAATCATCTAAAAGCCAGATAGTGTTACAGACTTTATAATCACCATTGGCTATGGTGTTTCCCCAATCTACATGAAGCTTTTGTAGACCTTTGCCAGGTTTAGCGGCCCTATAATTTAGTGATGAAAGCTTATAGGCTTTGCCAATAACTGTTTCCACAGTGGCCAAAACTTTTGGATGCATATAAAGCTGGTCAAACACCCTGCCTTTGTTTACCAAATCAGCCAGTCGATCAACACCCTCTTCTGTAGGATGCCGAATATATTTAGAATC
This sequence is a window from Arcticibacterium luteifluviistationis. Protein-coding genes within it:
- a CDS encoding phytanoyl-CoA dioxygenase family protein, which translates into the protein MLSQNEIESLDRDGFLNLGQLLNSQEVKEVNDKIDELLANEGKKAGSELFDSKYIRHPTEEGVDRLADLVNKGRVFDQLYMHPKVLATVETVIGKAYKLSSLNYRAAKPGKGLQKLHVDWGNTIANGDYKVCNTIWLLDDFVFNNGATRIVPGTHKLDLLPNDALEDPLQKHPNEVLILAPAGSVVVFNSHVWHGGTTNLTQKDRRSIHSYFCARDLPQQVDQQRYITQETKDRIGEKGAFVLDV